The Syngnathus acus chromosome 3, fSynAcu1.2, whole genome shotgun sequence genome includes a window with the following:
- the LOC119120463 gene encoding troponin T, fast skeletal muscle isoforms-like isoform X7 gives MSDTEEVDQYEDEEDDYEEEEEKPKFKPTAPKIPDGEKVDFDDIQKKRQNKDLVELQSLIDAHFECRKKEEEELIALKERIEKRRAERAEQQRIRAEKDKERQARREAERIRKEEADAHRKAEDEAKKKIALSNMGSGFTSHLQRVETKRGKKQTEREKKKKILAERCQPLDIDDLGDDKLRETAREMWEWLHSLEEIKYDHLEKLKRQRYEVISLRNRIDELQKHSKKGAATRRRRK, from the exons ACGACTATGAAGAGGAAG AAGAGAAGCCAAAATTCAA GCCAACTGCTCCAAAGATCCCAGATGGGGAAAAGGTTGACTTTGAT GACATCCAGAAGAAACGTCAAAACAAAGACCTTGTTGAGCTCCAGTCGCTGATTGATGCTCACTTTGAGTGCAGaaagaaggaggaagaggagttaATTGCACTCAAAGAAAGAATT GAGAAGCGTCGAGCTGAACGGGCAGAGCAGCAAAGGATTCGAGCTGAGAAGGATAAGGAGCGCCAAGCTAGACGGGAG GCAGAGAGGATAAGAAAGGAGGAGGCCGATGCCCACAGGAAGGCTGAAGATGAAGCCAAGAAGAAGATTGCTCTCTCTAACATGGGATCAGGCTTCACCAGCCACCTCCAGAGG GTGGAAACAAAGAGAGGAAAGaagcagacagagagagaaaagaagaagaagatccTGGCAGAGAGATGCCAACCTCTGGACATCGACGATTTGGGTGACGACAAACTGAG GGAAACGGCAAGGGAGATGTGGGAGTGGTTGCACAGCCTGGAGGAGATTAAATATGACCACTTAGAGAAGCTCAAGAGACAGCGATATGAG GTGATCTCTCTCAGAAATCGCATCGATGAGCTGCAAAAACA TAGCAAGAAGGGAGCCGCCACACGCCGCCGCAGAAAGTGA
- the LOC119120463 gene encoding troponin T, fast skeletal muscle isoforms-like isoform X6: MSDTEEVDQYEDEEDDYEEEVEEGDQDEEKPKFKPTAPKIPDGEKVDFDDIQKKRQNKDLVELQSLIDAHFECRKKEEEELIALKERIEKRRAERAEQQRIRAEKDKERQARREAERIRKEEADAHRKAEDEAKKKIALSNMGSGFTSHLQRVETKRGKKQTEREKKKKILAERCQPLDIDDLGDDKLRETAREMWEWLHSLEEIKYDHLEKLKRQRYEVISLRNRIDELQKHSKKGAATRRRRK, encoded by the exons ACGACTATGAAGAGGAAG TGGAGGAGGGAGATCAAGATG AAGAGAAGCCAAAATTCAA GCCAACTGCTCCAAAGATCCCAGATGGGGAAAAGGTTGACTTTGAT GACATCCAGAAGAAACGTCAAAACAAAGACCTTGTTGAGCTCCAGTCGCTGATTGATGCTCACTTTGAGTGCAGaaagaaggaggaagaggagttaATTGCACTCAAAGAAAGAATT GAGAAGCGTCGAGCTGAACGGGCAGAGCAGCAAAGGATTCGAGCTGAGAAGGATAAGGAGCGCCAAGCTAGACGGGAG GCAGAGAGGATAAGAAAGGAGGAGGCCGATGCCCACAGGAAGGCTGAAGATGAAGCCAAGAAGAAGATTGCTCTCTCTAACATGGGATCAGGCTTCACCAGCCACCTCCAGAGG GTGGAAACAAAGAGAGGAAAGaagcagacagagagagaaaagaagaagaagatccTGGCAGAGAGATGCCAACCTCTGGACATCGACGATTTGGGTGACGACAAACTGAG GGAAACGGCAAGGGAGATGTGGGAGTGGTTGCACAGCCTGGAGGAGATTAAATATGACCACTTAGAGAAGCTCAAGAGACAGCGATATGAG GTGATCTCTCTCAGAAATCGCATCGATGAGCTGCAAAAACA TAGCAAGAAGGGAGCCGCCACACGCCGCCGCAGAAAGTGA
- the LOC119120463 gene encoding troponin T, fast skeletal muscle isoforms-like isoform X8: MSDTEEVDQYEDEEEEKPKFKPTAPKIPDGEKVDFDDIQKKRQNKDLVELQSLIDAHFECRKKEEEELIALKERIEKRRAERAEQQRIRAEKDKERQARREAERIRKEEADAHRKAEDEAKKKIALSNMGSGFTSHLQRVETKRGKKQTEREKKKKILAERCQPLDIDDLGDDKLRETAREMWEWLHSLEEIKYDHLEKLKRQRYEVISLRNRIDELQKHSKKGAATRRRRK, from the exons AAGAGAAGCCAAAATTCAA GCCAACTGCTCCAAAGATCCCAGATGGGGAAAAGGTTGACTTTGAT GACATCCAGAAGAAACGTCAAAACAAAGACCTTGTTGAGCTCCAGTCGCTGATTGATGCTCACTTTGAGTGCAGaaagaaggaggaagaggagttaATTGCACTCAAAGAAAGAATT GAGAAGCGTCGAGCTGAACGGGCAGAGCAGCAAAGGATTCGAGCTGAGAAGGATAAGGAGCGCCAAGCTAGACGGGAG GCAGAGAGGATAAGAAAGGAGGAGGCCGATGCCCACAGGAAGGCTGAAGATGAAGCCAAGAAGAAGATTGCTCTCTCTAACATGGGATCAGGCTTCACCAGCCACCTCCAGAGG GTGGAAACAAAGAGAGGAAAGaagcagacagagagagaaaagaagaagaagatccTGGCAGAGAGATGCCAACCTCTGGACATCGACGATTTGGGTGACGACAAACTGAG GGAAACGGCAAGGGAGATGTGGGAGTGGTTGCACAGCCTGGAGGAGATTAAATATGACCACTTAGAGAAGCTCAAGAGACAGCGATATGAG GTGATCTCTCTCAGAAATCGCATCGATGAGCTGCAAAAACA TAGCAAGAAGGGAGCCGCCACACGCCGCCGCAGAAAGTGA